The genomic window AAAATATGGCCGGCCCCGTAATTGCTCCCAGCAGATCAgtgaatatatttatgttattgcTGCCCCCGATCGTTGCAAGTAAAAATTGCATTATCAGAGTCATAAACAAATTAGGGGTCccaacaaaaaatcaaaacgaGCACGAAAGCGGGGAGAGCGGCAGCTGCATATGTGGCCGGATAATCAAGGCTCAAGTGGCGGGTCCCATTAGCTGACACCGCAGAGAGGGAAGTGCACACAGTATTTTAGAAACAATGGCACACTcgaaaaaatatacatagctTTGTTGTATACTATATTTtggtttacaaattaaatatcaCTTATCTGTTTGTATGTTCCTTaaattggttttttctttttagcaTTTTCTAAAATTTCTTCTCACTGCAGCCCAGGCAACTAAGCTCGAGAAGATTAATAACTCGCCAGCGCACGTTCAATTAATCTTTCGCTGCGCCTGCTCCGAAAGTGCAACTGGATCCGGCAGACATGGAAATCGAAGTCCCACCCACTGACAACTTAACGGCACGTCTCCGGAACGGATTCCCGGGATCCGATGGGACAGTAGCCGACGAAATGGGATGGTGGCACTGGGATGGAATGAGATGGGATCGTGTACCTGCCGCATTGTCAGTGTCAATTGTGACAGTGCCTGCGACAGAGGCTCACTCcccgaaaacaaacaaacggacACGTTCTCCTGGGGGGAGAAGATGGCCCCATGATGATGCCAAGCATTTGCCCATGAACGTGACAAAACTGAAGAACACGCTGCCGGGAAGCCGGCTAAATTAGTTGTTTTAGCTGCGTCTAAATTTAGGAGCTACTGCGACCCCTCGGCCTATTCGGGGATTTTGGGCGTGCGGCAATCcattggccataaatcaattaTACGGCCCCAACCGTATTTATAGACCGGCTTCTGTTCAGGTGCATGGGTAAGGAAAATTCCCAACCATATAGCGGAAAtaatttcaaacattttcatagctcaaatttatgtaaatacaaTGCTGACAACTCGAACATGGTTGTGCCTTCTAAATtagcataaaatataaatcgGAAATCATTTGTAATAATTTGGGCGACATTTGCTGCCGTATTCAACACAGATTTTTTGGCAGAAAAAATGGGACTCTTCCCAAGAGTTTTCGCTTGCACTTAATTCGTTTAATTAGGAATCCCGCGGGgaaacaaatgcttttgacTTCATTATGGCCAgggaatataaaaaaaaaaaaacatgcgAAAGCTGTCAGCTAAATTGATGCACCCTCAAGCATTGGATTACAAAAGCAGTGAGCCCACAAAAacacgaaaacaaaagcaaatgaggctgaagttgcagcagcagcaccaccagctgAACCAGCTCATCCACCATCCTCCATCTGAACCACCAGCACGCAACTTGACTCCTTCCTGCTCACCACAAAAAATATCGAGGAGTTTCTGCAGGAGCAGTCGAACAgttgaattttatttgaattagcAACGCGCAATCAAAAACATTCAAACACGCATAAATTGAATCCCGTGGGATGATTTCTGTTTCGGGTTCCCAGTGGCGTGGTGGCGTGGTGGCAACCCCCTCGACGTCCAGCCAGCAACTTGTCACGTGATTCCAATAACAAATAACTCCTGCAACGGATCATCCCTTAGTCCTGCAGCGGAGCCGCGACGAAATCCAGCCGGAACCCGTATTTCGCAGAGCGTGGGTAAGTTATTTATCGGTCAGAATCCTTCAGGGAGATGACGTGGACCTGATCCTGACCACCCCCTCGACCAGGAATCGTCCTTCTCCTCCCCGCCTCTTGCCTTTCTCACCGTCCCTGCAAGTGAAAATTGTTTCGGTCATGGGAACATTCGCACTCCATAATGGCATAGTTATGTTCCATATTAGGCACTCAATGCTACTTAATTGATTGGCAATCATATGGGGGTCCTTCTTTAGGTAAATAAATGGGCGTGGCTTTGCTATTGAATTAGGTACCACAATGGACgggtaaatatattttagtacAGTGAACTAATCACAAAGGGAAATGATGTGGGGAGTCGTAATATAAGTGTAATACTAACATGGAACATTTAAGCAGATTATGTTTCTATATTTTATCAAGTCAAGTGTCTTTTTCCTGTACTCTTCAAGTGAATTACTCCCCAACAAGAGATAGCGAACTTGAACTTCAACATGCCCTTCAACTTTACCGAAGAAATACCCGAAAGGATGTTTGTCATTgataagcaaattaaattaagcacTCCAGAAATTATCTCAAGATGTTTGGATATGCAAACATATTTGCAAGTGATTCAGCTTTTGCCAAATTGGTTCGGATGGCAACTAATAAGGCGGCAAATTGTTCATTTTTATGATTTCTCAACATTGCATTAACATAAACGCTGATGCTAATCTTTTTTTCCCATGAATAACCGGAgaaacataaacaatttattatcgtgattcatttatgaaaataaaatcacaaGCTCGCCGGTGATTATTAGTTCGAGATGAGAGCGCCAAAGCTAGCGATCAGCGGATCGATCTATCTTTCCAATGCCAAGCGGGTGGTCCGAAAAACCAACTTTACAGATACACGGAAAAAAATTTAGTCATATATAGTAGAGACATgcttacaaatattattttgatactgaaattgtttaaaagGAAGTATCGCAGCCAAGTCTTTAATTATTGTTGGATTAGATATAGAGTGACCTTTTATTTCCTGTGTAGTTAACCACAGAGACTAGTAACTAAGCTTCTTCCCAGCAGATTAATATCTCAAGAGCGCATTTTAATTAGTGGCGATGAAGTCGAAACTTAATTTATTGTCACTCCGACTAATGAAACACGCCTTGGAGTCCCGATTCTTCGGTTTAAGACCCCACATAATTGAACAATTTGAGAGTGTGTGTGGTGGGTCTCTTATCGAAGCGCACACGCtgtcaataaaacaaattagtttGAATTATAGACGTAGCTTCCATATTTTCATAGACACCGTCTCGATCTCCGGAGTCGGGACTAATTTATGCGGCGTCGGAAGCTTCAGACTGTTGTCTGCTTTTATTCGATTATAATTACCGTTACTGTGTTCTCCGGCCAGATAATAATATCGGATTTCAAAAGCGGCGTTTATGCTCGCTGACCTGGAGCTTCCCCCTCCGTATCAGGCGCCAATAGTTCTAAGATCTTGTTTTGATTGCAGCTCGGTCTGGGCGACATAGCATCGCATAGCatttttcttgtatttgtCTTGTATTTCTCCCGCATTGTGTGCTCAGTGGCTTGAAAAACCTTCAGCTCGTGACAATGTGAGACAAAAGTCGGCGTGTGGCTGGGACAAGCGCTCTGGATCGGATTCGTTTTGGATTTCTGCATACTTTTTTGAACGACTATTTCGCCGCCCGACTTTCTTTTGTCCGCTCCGGAGCGCAGCTGCAGCCAGCAGATTCCCAGATACTCGGATGGTTGGATGCCCCAATCCCCAGATACTTGCCACCTTGACGGCGGCAAATTAATGGCATTTTGCACTTCATTATGCGACTCTGTGCGGCCGTTTGACACTTTGATGTGAGGCACTCAGCTGTGGAGCAGTGGAAATCTGTGTGGGACAGTTAGCCTTTGCGGTTTACCTGCCAGGTGATGTGCAGTTAGCTTTTCCCCGGCGTCCCAGGGTTCCAGGGTTTGATGACACTATCCTCATTGTTGCAGTCGCCGCAGTCTTCGAGGGCTGACCAAGCAGAAGGTGAAATTGGCCATGGTCAGAATCGAATGATCAACGGCAGATGGCTGGGGACACAATTGAGATGTGCGCTTGAATTAAGATGATGGATGGGcacatatttcaaaagtgtttCCTTTTTGTCAAATATAGACTTTATTAGAAATTATAAAACGAGAGGGGTATTTAAAGACAGTTATCCTGATTTAATGTTCAGTAAAATCTTTTTACTGAAAGAATTTCCTCtcaaatttttgttgtatattaTTATGTACTGCGTGCTTAAATAGACTTAGCAGTCCTACTTATCGAAATCTCTTTATGTTATTTGAATCTTGATTACTTCATGAAAATACTTATCTTTTTGATTTTATCTGATTTAtagtatttcatttcattaccCTAAGCTTAAATTTCACAATAAAAGATGAGCCAACGATGCATCAAGGACTGATTAATGGTTTTACAATTTCAGCAGCAGTTAATTATaattcaaattcattttttaatgtaCTATCAGAACAGAGATCGTTTCCTATTGTTAACGTTACAGAGATCACAACACATCTCGGCCAGCTGAGCACACCGGTTCGCTACAGGATTTTGGCGCCAAATACCCGGGGCATGGAATAATCAGTTCAAAGACGAAATCAGTTCCTTGTGGTACGTGTCACAGGCGGCAGATGTGGGAATGGATGGCGGTCGGGGGGTGCGACTCCTTGCAAGACGCTCGACGAGGGGTTGGTCGGAAAGTAACGTCCAAAACTGCAGTTCCACCACCATCAATATTCCGACGAAGGTTGCCTGGTGATGCTGCGGATTTTGGGGTGGGCCAACTGCGCCAGGTAGATTTGCACGAACCTCTCTCTTTTGGCGCATTCCAAGGCACTCGGCTTGATCGGAAAAATAAAGCCAGGTAACTGTGCGGGCACATGCCCATTTTGGGGTGGATTGGAGGTCTCTGGCAGATGGTGAGATTCTTTAATATCGGGAATTGAAATTTCATGGCCTTTAGGGGGTTATTTCTGCCGAGTGCACCGATaaacgaggaggaggaggaccgGAACAATAGTCTGGGAAAGGTTGATTTACCTTAGATCTGCGCGTTGTTTGTCCTGGTGATTAATATTTCTGTGGACGTCCAAGTGGGTACATTGCATTGTTGGTGGGCTCGATTTAATGGCGGAGCCAATGTCGCGTGCTGATCCTACTCAGCTGCCAGCTGGAGAGGATCGCTCCGATAAAGATCATCTAGAAACCTAAGTGCTTCTTTTCTTCTGTAACTGCAAGATCTGTAACATAAGTTCGCAATATGCAACagaataaaagcttttaaagACAGAAAGGAAAACTTCTTGTACCTTTTTAAATATATCCATCTTAATGATTATACTTAAAGTCTTTTTGATTTAATGGTAATCAAATATTAGGGAATTATATCCTTAATCAAAACGCTGAAATCTCTGATCAGCAAATTCAGCAGAAAGTGTGATCTCTTAAGCTCAGCTTAACAAAATTTGAGTAGTGAACATCAGGTCGATAAGCAGCTTATTCAAACGATAGCTAAAATACCCTCTAAGTACCACAGCAAGCTATCTCTTAAAACCGGGGGACGACTGGAAGTTGAAACAAGAGCGCCCCAAAGAGCGAAGAGAGTGAACATTTTTATTGGGGCACGAAGCTTCTCTTGACGGGGCCCCAAAGAGCAAGCTCACCTGCTCCCGAAGAGCAACCGTCCGTAAGGCTTATGTAAAAAGCGATCGTGTGAGGCGGGCCCGAAAGAGGCTTATAAACAAAGTTGATCGGGTATATAGCAAGCTCGCCACCAGCTGCCGCTCACTCACACCATTGAAAATCAGGGGAAATACGAGCTGAACCAGAGAGGCAGCTGGTGGCGATCGGGATAGGGATCGGCTAGTGAAACGGAGAGAGCCCTGTGGCACGTGCTCGCTTTTTACACACAGATTTGTTCCTCTCGTCTCCAGATCCCTCCCTCCCTCTCTCGACGATTGTCTATATGGCCGTGGTACCCCCGGATTGCCCGATCTGCAGCTGTATCTGCGTTCAATGAACGCACGGCTGTGGCTCGAACGCTGAATGGATCTTTGGCTCGTGGTTCGGGGTGGATTTACAGAATCCCGGGCGACATCGGAAGTAGGTAGACGCCAAGATCCTTTTTGCCCAGGGGGTTGATCATCCTGCCAGGGGGTTGATCGGGAGTCTATAAAACCGGACTGATCCTTGCTGGGTTGCATCATTCGAGCGAGAAACTCCAAACGATCGAGACGCGTGTGGCAAAAGCAAATGAGTGAGCAGTGATTTGAGTTCAAGGATCggtattaaatacaaaatagaAGATCGTTGATCAGTAACCATAAGGAATATTCACAAAGCAACCATGGATAAACTCAAGTACAGCCGCTGTCCGCTCAAGAAGCGTCCGATAATGGTGGAGGAGTCCAGTCCAGAGGATCTTTTAAGTCATGGTAGGTTTAAGGTTATGAAAGTGATTCAGCAGGCACATACTAACTCTATGCTGATGTCAACAGATGAGGGACCCGTGGACTTGAGTGTGGCCTCAGCAGCCGTGCCTTTGGAACCCCATTGGATGGCTAAGACAGAACAAGAACCTCATCCGGTGCCCACTGAAATGAGGCGTCGCTTTGATGCCGCCCTGAATCAAACCAAGGAGCAATTGGCCCGTCGCATTTGGGAGGAAACCCGTGAGATAGCCCGTGCGTTTCCGGACGTTTTCACCCGCGAGGAAATCGCCAAGAGCCTGGCTCGCCTCGGCTACGGTGAATTCGAGTTGCCACCCGAGGAGGCGGTAATGGAACCGGAGCAGGAACCAGAGCAGCAAATCCCTCTTGGATACGCCAGAGATGCTAGCCCAACCATCATCAAGGTTGAACCCACTGATGAGGATCAATTCCCCCTGCGAAACTACAATAATAACCTACTCAAAAGCATAGCCGAGTATGAGGATTGTATGAAAATGCAGAACATCAAAGAGGAGATAGCTCCGGTCCCACAACCCCAGTTGTTTTATCCACCCCCCACTCCACTGGCCGAACCGGAGGACCTTTCCGTAACCCAGCGGAGAGTTCTGAGCGAGAACATGAATCTGCAAAACGTAGCCAGAGCTCTGCTTAGCATGCAACACGTGGCTCCGCAGCATACGCAGCATTCGCCGCCTCCGATGGACATGGAGGAGGATCAGGAGAATCAGGACATCAACCAGCTGAAGATCAAGAGCAGCAATGACCTGTACTACCAGTGCCAGCAGTGCAACAAGTGCTATGCCACCTATGCAGGATTGGTGAAGCATCAGCAAACGCACGCCTACGAAAGCACAGAGTACAAGATCATTAGAAGCCAGCCTGGAGGATCTGGTGCCATAGTCGACCAAACCGAGTTCTGCACAGATCAAGCTTCGGCTTTGATTCAGGCAGCTAATGTAGCCTCAGCACAGAGCATGCAAAAGCCAGTGGGAGTACCGCGATACCATTGCCAGGATTGCGGAAAGAGCTACTCCACCTACTCGGGACTCTCCAAGCACCAGCAGTTCCATTGTCCTTCGGCCGAGGGCAACCAGGTGAAGA from Drosophila yakuba strain Tai18E2 chromosome 2L, Prin_Dyak_Tai18E2_2.1, whole genome shotgun sequence includes these protein-coding regions:
- the LOC6529003 gene encoding zinc finger protein 135 — protein: MDKLKYSRCPLKKRPIMVEESSPEDLLSHDEGPVDLSVASAAVPLEPHWMAKTEQEPHPVPTEMRRRFDAALNQTKEQLARRIWEETREIARAFPDVFTREEIAKSLARLGYGEFELPPEEAVMEPEQEPEQQIPLGYARDASPTIIKVEPTDEDQFPLRNYNNNLLKSIAEYEDCMKMQNIKEEIAPVPQPQLFYPPPTPLAEPEDLSVTQRRVLSENMNLQNVARALLSMQHVAPQHTQHSPPPMDMEEDQENQDINQLKIKSSNDLYYQCQQCNKCYATYAGLVKHQQTHAYESTEYKIIRSQPGGSGAIVDQTEFCTDQASALIQAANVASAQSMQKPVGVPRYHCQDCGKSYSTYSGLSKHQQFHCPSAEGNQVKKVFSCKNCDKTYVSLGALKMHIRTHTLPCKCPICGKAFSRPWLLQGHIRTHTGEKPFSCQHCNRAFADRSNLRAHMQTHSDVKKYSCPTCTKSFSRMSLLAKHLQSGCQSEQSGGPSGSGGGFDQQQLQQHLQGYEEGHNPHPHQVYYAGSVGSSNGEEEEGGNYSIPPPAIY